DNA from Desulfarculus baarsii DSM 2075:
CAGGGCCGGGACAACAAGATCGCCCCGGTGGAGGCGCGAGGCCTGAAGGTCTTGTCGATCGGCTTTTTGATTGGGGCCGACCGGGCGCTGATCTGGCGCGGGCCGCTGGTGATGAAGGCCGTGCGCCAGCTTTTGCACGAAGCCGACTGGGGCGAGCTTGACGCTCTGATCCTGGATTTGCCGCCGGGCACGGGCGACGTGCAGATCACCATGACCCAGGAAACGCCCATCACCGGCGCGGTGGTGGTCACCACGCCCCAGGATGTGGCCCTGGCCGACGCCATCCGCGCGGTGGACATGTTCAAGCAGGTCAACGCCAAGGTGCTGGGCATCGTCGAAAACATGAGCTACTTTATCTGCCCCGACTGTGGCGGCCGCCACGAGATCTTCGGTCACGGCTCGGTGGAGCCCCTCAGCCAAAAGCTGGGCGTGCCATTTTTGGGTGAACTGCCCCTGGACCCCGACGTGCCCAAGCTGGCCGACCACGGCCAGGCCGCGGTCCAGGCGGCCGGCTCGGCCGAGGCCTATCGCCAGATAGCGGTCAAGGTGGCCCGCATGCTCGGATTGATCGGCCAAGACAAATAAGCGGAGGCTGTTCTCATGGACGCTCTGACCAAGGACATGGTTGAGCAGGCCCTGCAAGAGGCCAGGGCCGAGTTGGCCAAGCATCACGGCAACGTGGAGGTGCTGGCCGTCAATCAGGAGGGCGTGGTGTTGGTGCGCCTGACCGGCGCCTGTTCGGGCTGTAAATCCGCGCCGTTGACCCTGCGCGACGTCATCGAAAAAAGCCTCAAGGCCAGGCTGCCTCAGGTCACGCGGGTCGACGCCCTGCTCTGAGCCAAGCCCCTCATCCGTCGTGAACGCCCGACGGCCGCCGTGTCATTGCCGGCGGCCGTCAGGCGTCTAAACATAGTTTCGCTGCATCTCGGCCCGGTTTTCGCCAAACGCCACCGCGCGCGCTGGTCATTTGACAACCGGCGGCGGCAAAATGGGCCGATCAAAAAAGTCGCGCTATGAATTTAGATTACAAATAGTATTGTATCCGCAAAGTCTCCTGGAGCATAATCTGTCATCTAGATAATATCGCCTTGCCCGCTGGAGTTGTCACCATGGCAAAATACCAACACAAAGATATGGCCGGCGTCATCGCCCAGGAGCAAATCCCCCTGCACCAAGTGCTGCCGGCCACCAACACCTACGACCTGATCAAGCACGGCGCTTCGATCAATCCCGAGGCCATCGCCCTGAGCTTCATCCCCTCGGGCGAACAATACATGAACCCCTTTGACCGCACCTACGCCAACCTCCTCGGCGAGATAAACCGCACCGCCAACATGCTGCGCGACTTGGGCCTGGGCTCCAAGGATGTTGTTTCCTACCTGCTGCCCAACGTGCCCCAGACCCACTTTCTGTTGTGGGGCGGCCAGG
Protein-coding regions in this window:
- a CDS encoding Mrp/NBP35 family ATP-binding protein, coding for MSEKERILDPDLLEALKQVKYPGFDADIVAMGLVLEARVEDGKAVVLMRPVAAPAKVREDLEDAIAAQIGSLPGVRELELNMPEPPQPKAQQKQGPRPIPGVKAIVPVASGKGGVGKSTVSVNLALALAEMGLKVGLLDLDLYGPSIPIMLGLQGAQPSQGRDNKIAPVEARGLKVLSIGFLIGADRALIWRGPLVMKAVRQLLHEADWGELDALILDLPPGTGDVQITMTQETPITGAVVVTTPQDVALADAIRAVDMFKQVNAKVLGIVENMSYFICPDCGGRHEIFGHGSVEPLSQKLGVPFLGELPLDPDVPKLADHGQAAVQAAGSAEAYRQIAVKVARMLGLIGQDK
- a CDS encoding NifU family protein, which encodes MDALTKDMVEQALQEARAELAKHHGNVEVLAVNQEGVVLVRLTGACSGCKSAPLTLRDVIEKSLKARLPQVTRVDALL